Proteins encoded within one genomic window of Elusimicrobiota bacterium:
- the lspA gene encoding signal peptidase II, protein MFRALAVVLLFLADRLTKYWALHVLKAQYSLPVLPFFHLTYIENTGAAFGVGNGKNLNFFFIVLTSILTGFLFYMHKAWARKNAWVAVGLVLVTAGALGNLYDRVFYGYVVDFLDFRVWPVFNLADSCVTVGAACLAWGLRGE, encoded by the coding sequence ATGTTCCGGGCGCTGGCGGTGGTACTTCTGTTTCTGGCCGACCGCTTGACCAAGTATTGGGCTCTTCACGTCCTCAAGGCTCAATACTCACTTCCGGTGCTTCCCTTCTTCCACCTGACCTACATCGAGAACACCGGCGCCGCCTTCGGGGTCGGAAACGGCAAAAACTTAAACTTCTTTTTCATCGTCCTCACTTCCATCTTGACCGGATTTCTCTTCTACATGCACAAGGCCTGGGCTCGGAAGAACGCCTGGGTCGCCGTGGGCCTGGTCTTGGTCACGGCCGGGGCTTTGGGGAATTTGTACGACCGAGTATTCTACGGCTACGTGGTGGACTTCCTCGACTTCCGGGTCTGGCCCGTGTTCAACCTCGCGGACTCCTGCGTCACGGTGGGGGCGGCCTGCCTGGCTTGGGGGTTGAGAGGAGAGTAG
- the ileS gene encoding isoleucine--tRNA ligase gives MPEAKADYSQTLNLPKTDFPMRGDLPKREPGILELWSKIGLYEALRKKQQGRPLFALHDGPPYANGGIHIGHALNKVLKDMVVKSRAVMGCRTPYVPGWDCHGLPIEAALLKELKMGKRGVKDIPAFRAQAEAFAERFISLQREEFRRLGVLGDWERPYKTMSREYESRVLRAFRLLLKGGYVYRGLKPVYWCVSCETALAEAEIEYKDKASPSVFAAFPIEYPKELSGAEVLVWTTTPWTLPANMAAAFHPELEYVAVEAERSDWAKPRILLLAKTRLEAAMKALGASPKDILYTYRGKDLAPSHPPDRRANFVYRKPFGGGEGIGVLAEYVSADEGTGIVHTAPGHGADDFHTGQHYGLDIFCPVDASGRFTEDVPERQLLEGKAIFSEGNPIVASALKERGLLLAEAQIQHSYPHCWRCKNPIVFRATEQWFLSVNFNNLRDRLLKAVGEARWIPEAGRDRISSMVELRPDWCLSRQRVWGTPIPVLFCARCHHPLKDDAVLEAIENKVAAEGDSFWFENWGVHVTEKIWDFLPHGLTCRCGSSEFRRETDILDVWIDSGASWLAVLEPEGQAPCDLYLEGSDQHRGWFQSSLVLSVAIAGKAPYKSVLTHGFVLDQQGRAMHKSAGNVVAPQEVIQKMGADVLRLWVALSDYSDDVRISDKLLEGPADSYRRFRNTVRYLLGNLSDFDAAKHAVAFGKLPELERYILHRLGLLQKGMLEDYREYRFRHAARALVDFCSFDLSAFYLDILKDRLYTFAPDDPSRRAAQTAMAECLKRLLILASPILSFTSEEAWQYWALGGEASVFLADLSEIAPEWENLALSERWEAVRRVRERAQKALEEARGARKIGSSLQAKVVFKGSAPGDDALPINWPEILLVSQVEHLKGQGELEIEVQAAEGAKCPRCWRYQTDIGVSASHPELCGRCATHLSR, from the coding sequence ATGCCTGAGGCCAAGGCCGACTATTCCCAGACTTTGAACCTTCCCAAGACGGATTTCCCCATGAGGGGGGATCTGCCCAAGAGGGAGCCCGGGATACTGGAACTCTGGTCCAAGATCGGGCTTTACGAGGCCCTGCGAAAGAAACAGCAGGGCCGGCCCCTGTTCGCGCTTCACGACGGCCCGCCCTATGCCAACGGCGGCATCCACATCGGCCACGCCTTGAACAAGGTCTTGAAGGACATGGTGGTCAAATCCCGCGCCGTCATGGGCTGCCGCACCCCTTATGTGCCGGGCTGGGACTGCCACGGCCTTCCCATCGAGGCGGCGCTCTTGAAGGAGCTCAAGATGGGGAAAAGGGGCGTCAAAGACATCCCCGCCTTTCGCGCCCAGGCCGAGGCATTCGCCGAGCGCTTCATCTCTCTCCAGCGCGAGGAGTTCCGTCGCTTGGGGGTTCTGGGCGACTGGGAAAGACCATACAAAACGATGTCCAGGGAGTACGAGTCGCGCGTCCTGCGCGCATTCCGGCTGCTTTTGAAGGGGGGCTACGTCTACCGGGGACTCAAACCCGTGTATTGGTGCGTCTCCTGCGAGACCGCTTTGGCCGAGGCCGAGATCGAGTACAAGGACAAGGCCTCTCCCTCGGTTTTCGCGGCCTTCCCGATCGAATACCCTAAGGAGCTGTCGGGCGCCGAGGTCCTGGTGTGGACCACGACCCCGTGGACCTTGCCCGCCAATATGGCCGCGGCCTTCCATCCGGAGCTTGAGTACGTGGCGGTCGAGGCAGAGCGGTCCGACTGGGCAAAGCCCAGGATACTGCTCCTGGCCAAGACCAGGCTCGAGGCCGCGATGAAGGCCTTGGGGGCCAGTCCCAAGGATATTCTCTACACCTACCGCGGCAAGGACTTGGCCCCCAGCCACCCGCCGGACAGGCGGGCCAACTTCGTCTACCGCAAGCCCTTCGGCGGCGGGGAGGGGATTGGGGTTCTGGCCGAGTACGTGAGCGCCGATGAGGGCACCGGGATCGTGCACACGGCCCCCGGCCACGGGGCCGACGATTTTCATACCGGCCAGCATTACGGCCTCGACATTTTCTGCCCGGTGGACGCGTCGGGGCGCTTTACCGAGGACGTTCCTGAGCGCCAGCTCCTGGAGGGCAAGGCGATTTTCTCCGAGGGAAACCCGATCGTCGCCTCGGCCTTGAAGGAGAGGGGCCTTCTCCTTGCCGAGGCGCAGATTCAGCACAGCTACCCGCATTGCTGGCGCTGCAAGAATCCCATCGTGTTCCGGGCCACCGAGCAGTGGTTTTTGAGCGTAAATTTCAATAATCTGCGCGACCGGCTCCTCAAGGCCGTCGGGGAGGCGCGCTGGATTCCCGAGGCGGGGCGGGACCGCATCTCCAGCATGGTTGAGCTCCGGCCGGACTGGTGCCTGTCCCGACAGCGGGTTTGGGGGACCCCCATCCCGGTGCTTTTCTGCGCGCGGTGCCATCATCCCCTGAAAGACGACGCGGTCCTCGAGGCAATCGAGAATAAGGTGGCGGCCGAAGGGGACTCCTTCTGGTTCGAGAATTGGGGGGTGCATGTCACCGAGAAGATTTGGGACTTCCTTCCTCACGGCTTGACTTGCCGCTGCGGGTCTTCGGAGTTTCGCCGCGAGACCGACATCCTGGACGTCTGGATCGACTCCGGAGCCTCGTGGCTGGCCGTCCTCGAGCCGGAGGGCCAAGCCCCCTGCGACCTCTACCTCGAGGGCTCCGACCAGCACCGCGGCTGGTTCCAGAGCTCCTTGGTCCTCTCGGTCGCGATCGCGGGTAAGGCTCCCTACAAGTCCGTGCTCACCCATGGCTTTGTCTTGGACCAGCAGGGCCGGGCCATGCACAAGTCCGCCGGCAACGTCGTGGCACCCCAGGAAGTGATCCAGAAGATGGGGGCCGACGTCTTGAGGCTTTGGGTGGCCCTTTCCGACTACAGCGACGACGTGCGGATTTCAGATAAGCTCCTGGAAGGTCCTGCAGACTCCTACCGCAGATTTAGAAACACCGTGCGCTACCTCTTGGGCAATCTCTCGGACTTCGACGCGGCCAAGCACGCCGTTGCCTTCGGAAAGCTCCCGGAGCTCGAGCGCTACATACTGCACCGCCTGGGGCTGCTCCAGAAAGGGATGCTTGAGGACTACCGCGAGTACCGCTTCCGCCATGCCGCGCGCGCGCTGGTGGATTTCTGCTCTTTTGATCTTTCCGCGTTCTACCTCGACATTTTGAAGGATAGGCTCTACACCTTCGCGCCCGACGATCCCTCGCGCCGCGCGGCCCAAACCGCGATGGCGGAGTGCCTAAAAAGGCTTCTCATCCTGGCTTCGCCCATTCTGTCTTTTACTTCCGAGGAGGCGTGGCAGTATTGGGCCCTGGGAGGGGAGGCGAGCGTGTTTTTGGCCGACCTCTCCGAGATCGCTCCGGAATGGGAGAACCTCGCCCTTTCGGAGCGCTGGGAGGCGGTGCGCCGGGTGCGCGAAAGGGCACAGAAGGCCCTCGAGGAGGCCCGGGGGGCCCGGAAAATCGGTTCCTCGCTTCAAGCCAAGGTGGTTTTCAAGGGATCCGCTCCAGGGGATGATGCCCTTCCCATCAATTGGCCTGAAATACTGCTAGTCTCCCAAGTGGAGCATCTCAAGGGGCAGGGAGAGCTCGAGATCGAGGTTCAAGCCGCCGAGGGCGCCAAATGCCCGCGCTGCTGGAGATACCAAACCGACATCGGGGTCTCGGCCTCCCATCCCGAGCTCTGCGGCCGCTGTGCTACGCATCTGTCCCGGTGA
- a CDS encoding acyl-CoA dehydrogenase family protein → MDFDLEPRHLEIQRKVREFCEQEVIPRAQENDRKEAFPWDLMPGLRRLGLLGIVFPKEYGGQALDAISLCLILEELGRADAALALTVESHNGLCTNHLFLHASAEQKRKYLPRLATGEVLGAWALTEPQAGSDAASIRTKAVLEGSRWVINGSKTFTTQGSVAGVYVVFAQTGEHPSGGRGLTAFVMEKGTPGLNVGKIEKKMGIRSSDTAQLHLQNVRLSQDHVVGKPGRAFRDAMTVLDGGRVAISGISVGIARAALEEGIKWVKPRQKEYGIRPNSAGLTAAQRTLAQIAAEVDAARLLALRAAFLLDAGRPYSREASIAKLVSGDLAMRAPTEILDVIGPHGASFDCPVQRFFRDAKLYQIGEGSSQIQQLVISRLLLSEAAAERVYA, encoded by the coding sequence GAGGTCATCCCGAGGGCCCAGGAGAACGACCGCAAGGAGGCTTTCCCGTGGGATCTCATGCCCGGGCTGCGCCGCCTGGGGCTTTTAGGCATCGTTTTCCCCAAGGAGTACGGGGGGCAGGCCTTGGACGCGATCTCCCTCTGCCTCATCCTGGAGGAGTTGGGGCGTGCCGACGCGGCCCTGGCCCTTACCGTTGAGTCCCACAATGGGCTTTGCACCAACCATCTCTTTCTGCACGCGAGCGCGGAGCAAAAGCGCAAATACCTGCCGCGCCTGGCCACCGGCGAGGTGTTGGGCGCCTGGGCTTTGACCGAGCCCCAGGCGGGCTCCGACGCCGCCTCCATCCGCACCAAGGCCGTGCTCGAGGGCTCCCGCTGGGTGATCAACGGCTCCAAGACCTTCACGACCCAGGGGTCGGTGGCCGGCGTGTACGTGGTTTTCGCCCAAACCGGGGAGCATCCCTCTGGGGGGAGGGGGCTGACCGCCTTTGTCATGGAGAAGGGCACCCCGGGCCTCAACGTCGGAAAAATCGAGAAGAAGATGGGAATCCGCTCCTCCGACACCGCCCAGCTTCACCTGCAGAACGTGCGCCTGTCCCAGGACCATGTGGTGGGAAAACCTGGCCGTGCCTTCCGCGACGCCATGACGGTGCTCGACGGCGGCCGGGTGGCCATCTCGGGAATTTCCGTGGGCATCGCCCGCGCGGCCCTCGAGGAGGGGATCAAGTGGGTCAAACCCCGCCAGAAGGAGTACGGCATCCGCCCGAACTCTGCGGGGCTCACCGCGGCCCAGCGCACCTTGGCCCAGATCGCGGCCGAGGTGGACGCGGCTAGGCTTCTGGCCCTGCGCGCAGCCTTCCTCCTTGACGCGGGCCGGCCCTATTCCCGGGAGGCTTCCATTGCCAAGCTCGTGAGCGGGGATTTGGCCATGCGCGCTCCCACGGAGATATTGGACGTGATCGGGCCCCACGGGGCCTCCTTCGATTGCCCGGTCCAGCGCTTTTTCCGCGACGCCAAGCTCTACCAGATCGGGGAGGGCTCGAGCCAAATTCAGCAATTGGTGATCAGCCGGCTCCTCTTGAGCGAGGCGGCGGCCGAGCGGGTCTATGCCTGA